The genomic window AGGCTTTTACCTTATTTACACCACATATTTAGAGTCAAGGCCAGTCAATAAGCAACATTTCCATACAAGGCAAAGTCACATGAAATGGGCCTTTATTACAAGGAGTAATGTTTACTTTCTAGAACTGAGAAATTTTAGCTAACATGCAATCAGATATTGAAGCAATAAGCAACAATTGGGTTTAACTTTTATCAAaggataacatttaaaaataatgtctatatatacCTCAGAGGGCTTAGTTTAATGAGCAGGAAGATGTCTTACTTGTCTTTCAATGTCCATCATGTGTCAAAACATGGTATTCAAAACATGGTTGAATGAACTAATGTTCTATTGACTTTTGCATGACATCAATTAAATCAATGGAGAAATGTCCTTTGGGTTTGCTAATAATATGCAAATTCCAATAATACATTGATGAGtcttttgtgcttcaaataagaaataaaatatgttgactttcaacattttaaaaccaACTACttgaattattaataataattcatTATATGTTTGAATTATTAACTCTAACAGACTCTGAAAATTCATTATAAGCTAGTAATATAGAAACTAATGCCCAATTATTTTCCCAAATGAGGATTATCTCctctcatttaataaatataatgaataatcCTGTTGTGAATATGAGAAAAACCTTATGTACATGAGATGATAACTTGTGACTCAAGAGTGTGCCACAGCTCAGCTCCTGAGTCACAGGCTATtacaataattaattaaaattgagAATTACTAAAGGCCATTCTCAGCCCCACTGAGCTATGAGGAAAGTATTTTCCAGTGCAATAAAATCTCTAaaatccctttcttttttttaatatacatgtgtatttttaaagatatttagattatatgaatgttacataaaaatataggggattcccatatgccctgctccctacacctcccacattttcctacattaacaacatccttcattagtgtgatacattcattacgattgatgaaaacattttggagcattggcactaagcatggattatactttacattatagtttacactctctcctacacaattttttaagttatagcAAGAAATGTAATGACCTGGATCTGTCGTTGCACAGCCAATAAAGGCAATTCCCAAATCCCACAAATGCCCCCATAATTTCACCATAAAATCCCTAATTACCCTCTATTCAGCTCCcacaattttaataattattctcTTCTCAGTTTTAATTATTGCCTTAATTCAGAAACTTCCGCTGCTACCCTGAAGAGAATCCCCACGTGCCTCCTACTAAGTTAAACTTTCTAGTTGACTAGGAACTGTGTAGTTGGTGAGTCTGGAGCTCCACCTCAGGCTGAGGCTTCGGGGAATACAGGGCACTGGCCCAGCCTCCCCTGAAGGAGCCCCTGCCCAGGGCAGCCCCAGCCCAAGTGCTCTGAGTGGTTCCAGGAGAGAGCTCTTTCTTCAGGAGATGCCGTCGGCCCAGGAGTCAGAGCCACAGAGGAAATAAATGAGGAGATGTCAGGTTATTGGACCCAAGAGCACATAAGGAAGAATCAATGAAATACATGCTGGTTGTTCCAAAAATGagcttctttagagaaattgttctTTTCCATTCATGCAGTGACCTGCATTGCAGAGTACCTCTCTAGGTTAAGGTACTGAGGAGATAATCATGATTCTGTGGCATTTCAAGTGCTTCCAGAATTGAACTATTCTAATGTCCTGCACTTACTGACAACAAGAAAATAGGCTGTCTGCTCTGCGAGGTTCAGCTGCCTGTGGCACCAGTTCTCTTATGGGGAGATTTTACCTGTGAAGTATCTACCCATGATGGGAAACCCAGAGCACTCCAgggctgcctcctccaggaaaAGCCAGAAACAGGATAATATCTTCTCTAATTCTCTgattttccctctatttttcttCCTGGTAAGTGCTATAagtgttttcattttgctttccatTGTCTCCCTCACCCATGCCCCACCACTTCAAAATCCACTCCCTTTCTTCTATAGCCTGAGGTTCCCCCCTTcaccctccctctcttctctgggcTGTAGATGAAAACTTCCTGCACCCTGGCAGGCAGTCTCCTCCCCAGGATTGATCCCTgatatttctcttccccctaatGGTACATTTGTCCCAGATGCCTTGGAAGCATCTCAAAggtctcccttccctccctatatAATACGGGGGACATAGATGTCTTACAGCCTGGGCATTAGTCTGCTCCTGCTTCAGAATCCCATAATATTGCAGAAAGTGAGACCAGGAATGAAAGGAGGATGTATGAGATAGATATTGGAGTTTTGGAGTCACTTACGTCCCTCCCTGCCCAGAGCTTCAGTTAGGAGAACTTCAGTAAAAGCTTTCTCTTATTAAATCACCTCAAATCTAGTCATGACTAAGAGTGAGAATCATGTCAGACAGCACAGGGGCAGAGAGCTCTGAGAATAATTTCAAAGAATGAGTTTACCTTTGGTCCCCTCCTGTTTCCTGCATTGGtatccttcccccaacccccattaTGTCCTTCACCGGGGATGTAGCATCTGAATGTGGGCGCTCAGCCCCCAGGCTCCCTCAAGCCTCCTTGTCCAAGCTGATCTTACACGCATGCCCttcacacatttatttatttagttatttggattttttttttctttattagagaagctgtggtttacaggatttccatataccactcaccaccaacaccttgcattggtgtggaatatttgttacaattgatagcacatttttataattgtgctattaattaaagttcatggCTTAATTTAGGATTCACTGCTTGCCATCAATCATTTCTTCATGCCAGAATTAGGTAAAACAACCAATATCAGGAAAGCACTTTGCCAGCCATACAAATAGTAGCTCATTTGATACCAACCTGCTTTCAAGCAGCCGACCCTTTGGGCAAGATCAGTATCTAAGTACTATCTCAGAGTGGTTTCTTCTTAACTTTGGATTGATCCTTAAGTCAATGGAAAGAATATGTAAATTTCTGTATTAAAGGCTGAATGGGAAGATGCTTATGTCAGTGAACCTTCTTGAAcactataaaataaatatactcaATATCATgctttatatcttttttattttactttatttttaattgtctttttttaaagttaatagatcacacaaaacatttcattaaaaaatatgaggttctcatataccccactcccacctcccacctccctcatttttatttgtatttttttttaaggcaaataGATCCcaaaaaatgtacattaaaaaatataagaggttctcatatacacccaccccccacccctctcctcccacatcaacaacctctttcatcagcatggcacattcattgccacactgtatttggtgaatatattttggagcactgctgcaccacatggataacagttcacattgtagtttacactctcccccagtaaattcagtgggttatggcaggatatataatgtcgtGCTTTATATCTTTGTGGAAGAAATTCATCAAATCACCGGTTTAACCATGGATATGAAGTGTCTGTGCTTGAAAAATGTTGAAACAGGTGCTTATCTAAGATACCTCTGAAATCTCTTTAGCAAGTTCTATCTCCCTCTGTGATCAACCTCCCTGTTGTTCCCTTGAGCCTTTCAATGTTCTCATCCCATGTTCTAAATCTGGCACTGTCTTTTACATTTCAGATGAAATGAAGCCAATATTTCACTTCAATACAGTACCCAAACTTCAATTTATTTCATACTTAAATGATCTAGCATTCAAAGATTTCTGTGGTCATTAATGAAACTTCAGATAATCAGTTTAACTACATCAATCCTCAGAAAAGGTAGATATAAAGCAGGACAGACAATGTTTCTCCAGAATTTCTACAATGTTCTCAATATGAGAGCTTGTAACCCTTATGGAATACTAGGTTAGGTCTCCCTCATGAGTGAAATGGATGAATGGAAACAATTTCAGAATAGCCCCATCTACAAATACCTTTAAATATCCAAATTACTGGAGAGAATGATCTcaattcatcattttattttgcttgtgTATATGCCAGATGAAATTTTTGctttcaacaatattttcaattttatctctGCAGGATCCTCAAAAGTAACTTCTGCAGCTGGTTATCCTTCATCATCACTGAATCTAAGCTGAAGTTGTAAGGCACGCAAAGGTGAACATTGTCCTGTTTGTTCAGGCTGACAGGTAACCCAGATTGGATCTATGATGGATTTAAGCCTGGATTTGTTTATTAATAGGTCCAGGAGTTAAGTTTCTGATGCCGAGATAGCACCTGGTCTTAGATTGCTGGTAAGGATGGAGGGGGCAGAAGAGAGCATGCTGAATCTGCAGGATTTAAATTTTGAGTCCAGAAGGCTACCTGGGTCAGTTTGTGAACTGCCAAACAAAAGCAGAATACCATAAATTATCCTAAAAATATCCAGTCCAGGACAGAGTCTTCAGATAGGACAATGACTTACTGCATAGCCATGTAATTTCAGGTTCAAAATGATTCTAAGTTTAGCATCGCCTCTGACATAAACTGCCCACCATCGTGGTCCTCTTGAACACACATCTGAGACCAAGAGCAAGAGAATGTTGAGAAAAGCTTAGAGAAAActataagatttttttctatcCCTCATGGAACAATAAAAGAATAAGAACTACAAAACACAAATGCAAGCAGCTTCTTGCCAAATGGCAATAATCTTTGGGCCTTCTATAAAAATGAGGGGGCATCAGATGTTTTGCAGTGACTTAAGATGACATGGTCCATGCAGATAATAGCATCCTAGAAAGTCGGCATTTGCAGTCTTGTGCATCATAGATAGGAATCAAAACAACTTTTTTTGGACAAGGCTATCAGCAGTGCTCCTGCCTGATGCTAATGTTCTTTGGGGCATTGGAGTGAAAACAGATTATTAGGCTTGGAGTAGTGAAATTGTCTTGTAGAAGACAAACATGACTTTTTCTCTGGGGAACCCAGAATAATCTGAGATGCTAGTCTGAAGCTAACATTGAAAGGATATGCTCAGAGCCAGAGGAATGTTGATTTGTGGCTGTTACTTTTAATATGTTGTCCAGAGATCACAATCTAGAGAGGGAAACTGAGATACATATTTaacattaaatgaataaaaaagtaaaagtaaggATATGGTATAATGTAACTGAGAGCAAGAGGCCAATTGACTTGAATAGAGAGCTGTAGGTTTAGAGGAAGGAGTAGTTAGAATAGGCTACAAGGGAAAAGAGCAAGATTTGCATTAAAGTTGGAAGGCCTATGAGGTTTCAGATACATGCATCAAAGGAGGTGAAGATCAAAGGGGAACAATGTCAGCAAAGACACAGAACCAAACAGACCTTGCTTGTAACAGAAGCTGCCAAATGGCCGAAGGTAGGTTAAGGGCAGATGAGGAAGAAATCTAAAGTATGTCAGGGTAGGAAAAGTGGTCTTCATTTCTGTGGGCCAAGAGAGACAATGGGCTGATAATTAGGaaacaaatggaatttatttcctgGTTTTTCTACTTGTTATCAGCACATTACAATATCACCTGGACATCAGATTTCTCTGGGGTGAAATGGGGGTAAGATCGCCTAACTTAGAAATCAGAATTGCCTGGCAGTTCTTACAGATTTGTCATGAGAACCAATTGAGATAGTGATTGATATAGTGCTCTAAATACAATAAAGTCCTATTAAAATTAAATCAGCTGTTTAGAAAATGAGCAGTGCCAAATCATGACTTCCATAGGCCTCAGAAACATTTGCCTTCGTGGGCCCCttcagataaaaaatatttttgaaaattgtacTTGATGATTGTATTgttataaagacaaaaataatccAAGCTGGAATATAGTCACTTCTTTCTTCTGATATTAAAGGAAATGAAGACATTATCATAGGCCCTAAAAGAATTATGAGTTCTTGGCTCTGATCCTATTGTTTCTAATGGTTAAGTAGGCTGAAGTAAGGAGTCATAAGAttattttgaggaaaaaataatgatttgGAAATTCAGGAGAGAACAGAAGCCTTAGGAAATCACTACAGAGTTGTGcttgaatttttaaagatttcagaaCTATAGAAAGAGTCCAGTGGAAGCAAATTGCCGTGAATGTGGAGGTGTGCCATTTTTCAATAAATCCCCATGGAACACAAATAAGATTTTTTGAAGTACGTGAAGACCATCACCCAAGATCAGTCCTAGACAAGACAGTGTAACAACTCTTACTGAGCTACAATGAGGGCAGGCTTAGATGTCTGAGCACAGAGTCCAGGCAAAGTAGGAAGGGGCATATAAGAAGAAGGGGTGATGCCTTTGAGGAGATAGGAGCCATCAATGGAGATCTCACCCCATCTTCTTACTTTATTCcaaggaaatatctgtaaatgatCCTGAGGAACTATAGCACCATCACCGAGTTTATTCTCATGGGGCTGTCTGATGACCCCCACATCGAGGCCCTGCTCTTTGTGGTTTTCCTGGTGATTTACTTCCTGACCCTGATGGGGAACCTGATGATGCTGCTGGTCATCAGGGCTGATGCCCACCTCAaaacacccatgtacttcttcttGAGTAATCTGTCATTCCTagacatctgcttctcttctgtcactgtgccCAAGCTCCTGGAGGACCTCCTGTCTGAAAAGAAGACCATCTCAGTAGAGGGTTGCCTGGCTCAggtcttctttgtgtttatcacAGCAGGGACTGAAGCCTTTCTGCTCtcagtgatggcctatgaccgctatgctGCCATATGCCACCCGCTGCTCTATGGCCAGGTGATGAGCAGCCATCTCTGTGTGAGGCTGGTGTTGGTCTCGTGGGGTCTGGCTAGTCTCAATTCATTTGTCATTGTGCTCCTGGCTGTTAATCTGAACTTCTGTGAGGACCAAACCATACACCATTATATCTGTGAGCTGCCCTCACTCTTCCCTCTGTcttgctctgttatctccaccATTGTCAATATTCTGATCTGCTCCATCTTACTGCATGGGCTTGGACCattcttcctcatcttcttctCCTATGTCCGCATTATCTCCGCAATCCTGTCCATCAGTTCTACAACAGGCAGAAGCAAGGCCTTCagcacctgctcctcccacctcaCCGCAGTGATCCTATTCTTTGGCTCAGGTTTGATTCGCTATCTCATGCCCACCTCTGGTTCCTCCCTGGATTTGTACTTCTCCTTGCAGTACAGTGTGGTCACTCCCATGGTGAATCCCCTCATCTACAGCCTAAAGAACAAAGAGGTGAAAGCAGCTGTGAAAAGAACTTTGaggaaatatctttaaaattttatttactgaaCAAGGACACAGAATGGTATGAAATTAGTGTGTGTTGCCAAGTGCTTTAAATTAATATAGGATTCTGTAACACTAACT from Dasypus novemcinctus isolate mDasNov1 chromosome 12, mDasNov1.1.hap2, whole genome shotgun sequence includes these protein-coding regions:
- the LOC101429852 gene encoding olfactory receptor 8S1-like, whose product is MILRNYSTITEFILMGLSDDPHIEALLFVVFLVIYFLTLMGNLMMLLVIRADAHLKTPMYFFLSNLSFLDICFSSVTVPKLLEDLLSEKKTISVEGCLAQVFFVFITAGTEAFLLSVMAYDRYAAICHPLLYGQVMSSHLCVRLVLVSWGLASLNSFVIVLLAVNLNFCEDQTIHHYICELPSLFPLSCSVISTIVNILICSILLHGLGPFFLIFFSYVRIISAILSISSTTGRSKAFSTCSSHLTAVILFFGSGLIRYLMPTSGSSLDLYFSLQYSVVTPMVNPLIYSLKNKEVKAAVKRTLRKYL